From one Perca flavescens isolate YP-PL-M2 chromosome 19, PFLA_1.0, whole genome shotgun sequence genomic stretch:
- the LOC114574014 gene encoding uncharacterized protein LOC114574014, which produces MRSFSLISALLLCSLSWISVSASESHTVEVQSGGDVTLMCSNISSTPTQTEWFRVINRTKPSCVSSMYGSDGKPSFCDGFQNGFEMSSNISSVFLKIKRVDLSDSGLYFCGFYIDGHTVIAGSTHLKAQEESEGMTNVMIVILGALTVFLTIVVIVLAVKIRKLQTAVIEEPQAERNKDLGSDELNYAALNFQAKTKRSRRPASERELEPHVVYAATR; this is translated from the exons ATGAGGAGCTTCAGCTTAATATCAGCTTTACTTCTCTGCAGCCTCA gCTGGATCTCCGTCTCAGCTTCTGAGTCTCACACTGTGGAGGTCCAGTCTGGTGGAGACGTCACTCTGATGTGCTCCAACATTTCCAGCACTCCAACTCAGACAGAATGGTTCAGAGTGATTAACAGAACAAAGCCCAGCTGCGTCTCCTCTATGTACGGGTCTGATGGTAAACCTTCTTTCTGTGATGGATTTCAAAATGGATTTGAGATGAGCTCCAACATCTCTTCTGTCTTTCTTAAAATCAAGAGAGTGGATTTATCTGACTCTGGACTGTATTTCTGTGGATTTTACATAGACGGACATACAGTCATCGCCGgttcaacacatttaaaagctCAAG AGGAGTCTGAAGGAATGACAAACGTCATGATTGTGATCCTGGGTGCTCTGACTGTTTTCCTCACTATAGTCGTCATTGTTCTGGCTGTTAAAATCAGGAAACTTCAGACAG CTGTGATTGAAGAACCGCAGGCAGAAAGAAACAAG GATCTGGGCTCAGATGAACTGAACTACGCAGCTCTAAATTTCCAGGCGAAAACCAAAAGAAGCCGCAGGCCTGCATcagagagagagctggagcCACATGTTGTGTATGCTGCCACCAGATAG